Proteins from a single region of Amorphus orientalis:
- the rnd gene encoding ribonuclease D — translation MNLITTTSDLEAVCERLADSDFVTVDTEFMRETTFWPKLCLIQMAGPDETVIVDPVAGEDLDLAPFFRLMADESVTKVFHAARQDIEIVFHLGGLVPHPVFDTQVAAMVCGFGDSISYDQLVQRVTGERIDKSHRFTDWARRPLSEQQLTYALADVTHLREVYAHLRAALADQGRAEWVQEEMATLTSPDTYQMEPDQAWTRLKMRVRQPRDLAVLRAIAAWREREAQSRDVPRGRVLKDEALYEIAAQKPKDEAALARLRTIPRGFERSKSGRDIVATVVQALDSPKESWPEVPKGRQAPEGAGAASELLKVLLKKVAEANGVAAKVIATSDDLERIAAGETDGIPALTGWRRELFGNQALALREGRLALSFDGRRVVTFESDTPFVEAPTRRGSRRKRGKGGPAKTGSTDAQAPSSEDTEATN, via the coding sequence ATGAACCTCATTACGACCACCTCGGACCTGGAAGCCGTTTGCGAACGGCTCGCCGACAGTGACTTTGTCACCGTCGACACGGAATTCATGCGCGAGACGACGTTCTGGCCGAAGCTCTGCCTGATCCAGATGGCGGGGCCGGACGAAACCGTCATCGTCGACCCGGTCGCCGGAGAGGACCTGGATCTCGCGCCGTTCTTCCGCCTGATGGCGGACGAGAGCGTGACGAAGGTGTTCCACGCCGCCCGCCAGGACATCGAGATCGTCTTCCATCTGGGTGGGCTCGTGCCCCATCCGGTGTTCGACACCCAGGTGGCGGCGATGGTCTGCGGCTTCGGCGATTCCATTTCCTACGACCAGCTCGTCCAGCGCGTGACCGGCGAACGCATCGACAAGTCGCACCGTTTCACCGACTGGGCGAGGCGGCCGCTGTCGGAGCAGCAGCTCACCTACGCGCTCGCCGACGTGACCCATCTCAGGGAGGTCTATGCCCATCTGCGCGCCGCGCTGGCCGATCAGGGGCGCGCGGAGTGGGTGCAGGAGGAAATGGCCACCCTCACCTCGCCCGACACCTACCAGATGGAGCCCGATCAGGCCTGGACGCGGCTGAAGATGCGGGTGCGTCAGCCCCGCGACCTGGCCGTCCTGCGTGCGATCGCGGCATGGCGCGAACGGGAAGCCCAGAGCCGTGACGTGCCGCGCGGCCGCGTCCTCAAGGATGAGGCGCTGTACGAGATCGCCGCGCAGAAACCGAAGGACGAGGCCGCGCTCGCCCGGCTGAGGACCATTCCGCGCGGCTTCGAGCGGTCCAAATCGGGCCGCGACATCGTCGCGACCGTCGTTCAGGCCCTCGACAGCCCGAAGGAGAGCTGGCCGGAAGTACCGAAGGGACGTCAGGCGCCGGAAGGCGCCGGAGCGGCCTCGGAACTCCTGAAGGTGCTTTTGAAGAAAGTGGCTGAAGCCAATGGCGTCGCAGCAAAAGTGATCGCCACCTCCGACGACCTGGAGCGGATCGCCGCCGGCGAGACGGACGGAATTCCCGCGCTGACGGGGTGGCGGCGGGAGCTGTTCGGCAATCAGGCACTTGCGCTCCGGGAGGGCCGGCTCGCTCTGAGTTTCGACGGCCGGCGAGTGGTCACGTTCGAGTCCGACACGCCGTTCGTCGAGGCCCCGACCAGGCGCGGGTCGCGGCGCAAGCGCGGCAAGGGTGGACCGGCGAAGACCGGCAGCACCGACGCGCAGGCCCCATCGTCGGAAGACACCGAAGCCACCAACTGA
- a CDS encoding osmoprotectant NAGGN system M42 family peptidase codes for MPRLNIDTEYLKDTLAELLSIASPSGYTDTIVRAAVTELRRLGLETQITRRGAIRARIPGKQQQPARAMIAHLDTLGAQVKALKENGRLELVPIGHWSARFAEGARCTIFTERGAYRGTILPLKASGHTFGDEVDELPVGWRYVELRVDAMATRPRDLERLGFSVGDIVAIDPQPEFIDNGFIVSRHLDDKAGVAVLFAAIEALQREKPELPVDTLFLFSIAEEVGNGGSSILTHDIASMITIDNGTTAPGQNSSEFGVTISMADQTGPFDWHLTNKLVRLCKEHDIRYQKDVFRYYRSDSAAALEAGADVRTALATFGVDASHGYERIHLHALRSLAELATAYVTSPVEIQRDANPAGSLLGFPSQPMEDAAPTNSDPSDPMI; via the coding sequence GTGCCCCGCCTGAACATCGACACCGAGTATCTGAAGGATACCCTCGCCGAGTTGCTGTCGATCGCCAGCCCCAGCGGCTACACCGACACCATCGTGCGCGCAGCCGTCACCGAGTTGCGCCGCCTCGGACTTGAGACCCAGATCACCCGTCGCGGTGCGATCCGGGCGCGGATTCCCGGCAAGCAGCAGCAGCCGGCCCGGGCCATGATCGCCCATCTCGACACCCTCGGTGCCCAGGTGAAGGCGCTCAAGGAGAACGGCCGGCTCGAACTCGTGCCCATCGGTCACTGGTCAGCACGCTTCGCGGAGGGGGCGCGCTGCACGATCTTCACGGAGCGCGGCGCCTATCGCGGCACGATCCTGCCGCTCAAGGCCTCCGGTCACACCTTCGGCGACGAGGTCGACGAGCTTCCGGTGGGCTGGCGCTATGTCGAGCTCCGGGTCGATGCCATGGCGACCCGCCCCCGCGACCTCGAGCGGCTCGGCTTTTCCGTCGGCGACATCGTCGCGATCGACCCGCAGCCGGAGTTCATCGACAACGGCTTCATCGTGTCCCGGCACCTGGACGACAAGGCCGGCGTCGCGGTCCTGTTCGCCGCCATCGAGGCGCTCCAGCGCGAGAAGCCGGAACTGCCGGTCGACACGCTGTTCCTGTTCTCGATCGCGGAAGAGGTCGGCAACGGCGGATCGTCGATCCTGACCCACGACATCGCCTCGATGATCACCATCGACAACGGCACGACGGCACCCGGCCAGAACTCCAGCGAGTTCGGGGTCACCATCTCGATGGCCGACCAGACCGGTCCGTTCGACTGGCACCTCACCAACAAGCTGGTGCGTCTCTGCAAGGAGCACGACATCCGCTACCAGAAGGATGTGTTCCGCTACTACCGGTCCGACAGTGCCGCGGCGCTGGAAGCTGGTGCGGACGTCCGCACGGCGCTCGCCACTTTCGGCGTCGACGCCTCCCACGGCTACGAGAGGATCCACCTGCACGCGCTGCGCTCGCTGGCGGAACTTGCGACCGCGTACGTGACCAGCCCGGTGGAGATCCAGCGCGACGCCAATCCGGCGGGCTCGCTGCTCGGCTTCCCATCGCAGCCGATGGAAGACGCCGCACCGACGAACTCGGACCCCAGCGATCCGATGATATGA
- the ngg gene encoding N-acetylglutaminylglutamine synthetase encodes MTISHSQRRDRTQSYRLRRMREQGAKPLRNREGHGPSASDGLGVSVDCGWGNLHFAQTFESPTALAERMRKEGPGRRDIAFYVREPHVALASAPQELFLDPSHTYRLDLSTYRSSRRKLQGFTVRRMTNEEDADAVNRIYAARHMVTVRPDFFWHRKDRALVYLIAEDNASGAVVGTVTGVDHVRAFDDPERGASLWCLAVDPQARHPGIGEALVRRLAEVFQARGNAYLDLSVLHDNDQAISLYEKLGFYQIPVYAIKRKNPINERLFAGPRPESDLNPYARLIVDEARRRGIDIEVVDAEGGFFRLTYGGRSVLCRESLSEMTSAVAMSICDDKAVTRRMVEAAGVRVPAEMETGSAADIQDFLAEHEKIVIKPARGEQGRGVAVGLTAEDDVEGAIERAQQISDRVLVEEFVEGEDLRLIVIDYRLVAAAIRRAAHVIGDGKQTARQLIERVSRRRAAATGGESQIPMDSETERALRESGYTLDDVIEEGKEVPVRRTANLHTGGTIHDVTDHVHPVLIEAAVKAARAIEIPVVGIDLMVKSHLKPDYVFIEANERPGLANHEPQPTAERFIDLLFPLSIPHAARQASRNEPEEPCPA; translated from the coding sequence ATGACCATTTCGCACAGCCAGCGACGGGACCGTACCCAGTCCTACCGGTTGCGTCGTATGCGCGAACAGGGCGCAAAGCCGCTCCGCAACCGCGAGGGCCACGGCCCGTCCGCCTCGGACGGGCTCGGGGTCTCGGTGGATTGCGGCTGGGGCAACCTGCATTTCGCGCAGACGTTCGAAAGCCCGACGGCGCTCGCCGAAAGGATGCGCAAGGAGGGACCCGGACGGCGTGACATCGCCTTCTATGTCCGCGAACCGCATGTGGCGCTCGCCTCCGCGCCGCAGGAGCTGTTTCTCGACCCGTCCCACACCTACCGTCTGGACCTGTCGACCTACCGCTCGTCCCGCCGCAAACTTCAGGGCTTCACCGTCCGTCGGATGACGAACGAGGAGGACGCCGACGCGGTCAACCGGATCTACGCGGCCCGCCACATGGTCACCGTGCGGCCGGACTTCTTCTGGCACCGCAAGGACCGGGCGCTGGTCTATCTGATCGCCGAGGACAACGCTTCCGGCGCCGTGGTCGGAACCGTCACCGGTGTGGATCACGTGCGCGCCTTCGACGATCCGGAGCGCGGAGCGTCGCTCTGGTGCCTCGCAGTCGACCCCCAGGCACGCCATCCCGGCATCGGCGAAGCGCTGGTGCGCCGTCTCGCCGAGGTTTTCCAGGCGCGCGGCAACGCCTATCTCGACCTATCGGTGCTGCACGACAACGACCAGGCCATCAGTCTCTACGAGAAGCTCGGCTTCTATCAGATCCCGGTCTACGCCATTAAGCGCAAGAACCCGATCAACGAGCGCCTGTTCGCGGGGCCGCGCCCGGAAAGCGATCTCAATCCCTACGCCCGGCTGATCGTCGACGAAGCCCGCCGTCGCGGCATCGACATCGAAGTCGTCGATGCGGAAGGCGGGTTCTTTCGCCTGACCTATGGCGGCCGATCCGTTCTCTGCCGCGAATCGCTCAGCGAGATGACCTCCGCGGTCGCCATGTCGATCTGCGACGACAAGGCGGTCACCCGGCGGATGGTGGAAGCCGCGGGCGTGCGCGTGCCCGCCGAGATGGAAACGGGGAGTGCCGCGGACATTCAGGATTTCCTGGCGGAACACGAGAAGATCGTGATCAAGCCGGCGCGCGGGGAACAGGGGCGCGGCGTCGCCGTGGGCCTGACCGCGGAAGACGACGTCGAAGGCGCCATCGAACGCGCCCAGCAGATTTCCGACCGGGTGCTCGTCGAGGAATTCGTGGAGGGCGAGGATCTTCGCCTGATCGTGATCGACTACCGGCTGGTCGCCGCCGCCATACGCCGGGCCGCCCACGTCATCGGCGACGGGAAGCAGACGGCGCGCCAGCTGATCGAGCGCGTAAGCCGGCGCAGGGCGGCCGCCACCGGCGGAGAGTCCCAGATCCCGATGGATTCCGAAACCGAGCGCGCGCTTCGGGAATCCGGCTACACCCTCGATGACGTGATCGAGGAAGGCAAGGAAGTCCCCGTGCGGCGGACCGCCAACCTCCATACCGGCGGCACGATCCACGATGTCACGGATCACGTTCATCCCGTGCTGATCGAGGCGGCCGTCAAGGCCGCCCGGGCGATCGAAATCCCGGTCGTGGGGATCGACCTCATGGTGAAATCGCACCTGAAACCGGACTACGTGTTCATCGAGGCGAACGAGCGGCCGGGTCTTGCCAACCACGAGCCGCAGCCGACCGCGGAACGGTTTATCGATCTTCTCTTTCCGCTCTCAATCCCTCATGCTGCGCGGCAGGCAAGCCGCAACGAACCGGAGGAGCCGTGCCCCGCCTGA
- a CDS encoding N-acetylglutaminylglutamine amidotransferase — MCGICGEVTFDGSMASSAALGRMTEAMARRGPDAEGIVGRGRVMFGHRRLSIIDLSARAEQPMVDNGLGLTIAFNGCIYNYGELRQTLEADGYTFFAHSDTEVIIKAYHKWGTACVERFHGMFAFAILERDTGRVVMARDRFGIKPLYLAETPGRIRFASSLPALLAAGDVDTDIDPIGLHHYMSFHAVVPAPRTILKGVKKLPPATIRVIEPDGEMKDHVYWQVSYERTDDEVNMPADVWRERVMAAMRRAVDRRMVADVPVGVLLSGGVDSSLIVALLAQAGQKDLKTFSIGFEDANGEVGNEFVYSDIIAREFGTDHHKIHVPSADMMEALPGTVAAMNEPMVSYDNVGFYMLSQEVAKHIKVVQSGQGADEVFGGYHWYPPLAQTDDPLAEYARVFFDRDHARMASHISADYMVDEDPSFAYVRDHFAMPGASDPVDKALRIDSTVMLVEDPVKRVDSMTMAWGLEARVPFLDHELVELAARIPPDHKLREGGKGVLKDVARMVVPAEVIDRKKGYFPVPALKYISGPALDLCKNVLTSDRAKERGLFRQDYLNQLFADPSEHITPLRGNELWQVALLEMWLQTQGV, encoded by the coding sequence ATGTGCGGAATTTGCGGCGAGGTCACATTCGACGGCTCGATGGCCTCGTCGGCGGCTCTGGGTCGGATGACGGAAGCGATGGCGCGCCGTGGGCCGGATGCCGAGGGCATCGTCGGGCGCGGACGCGTCATGTTCGGGCATCGGCGGCTGTCGATCATCGACCTCTCCGCCCGTGCCGAACAGCCGATGGTCGACAACGGCCTCGGCCTCACCATCGCGTTCAACGGCTGCATCTACAACTACGGCGAGCTTCGCCAGACCCTCGAGGCGGACGGCTACACGTTCTTCGCCCATTCCGACACGGAAGTGATCATCAAGGCCTACCACAAGTGGGGAACGGCCTGTGTCGAGCGCTTCCACGGCATGTTCGCCTTCGCCATTCTGGAGCGCGACACCGGCCGTGTGGTCATGGCGCGCGACCGGTTCGGCATCAAACCGCTCTATCTCGCCGAGACGCCGGGCCGGATCCGCTTCGCCTCCTCCCTGCCCGCCCTGCTCGCCGCCGGCGACGTGGACACCGACATCGACCCCATCGGCCTGCATCACTACATGTCGTTCCACGCGGTCGTTCCGGCCCCGCGCACCATCCTGAAGGGCGTCAAGAAGTTGCCGCCGGCAACCATCCGCGTGATCGAGCCCGACGGCGAGATGAAGGATCACGTCTACTGGCAGGTCAGCTACGAGCGCACCGACGACGAAGTGAACATGCCCGCCGATGTCTGGCGCGAACGGGTGATGGCGGCGATGCGGCGCGCCGTCGACCGGCGCATGGTCGCTGACGTGCCGGTCGGGGTGCTGCTGTCCGGCGGCGTCGATTCCAGCCTGATCGTCGCGCTGCTGGCCCAGGCCGGTCAGAAAGACCTCAAGACCTTCTCCATCGGTTTCGAGGACGCCAACGGCGAGGTCGGCAACGAATTCGTCTATTCCGACATCATCGCCAGGGAATTCGGGACCGATCACCACAAGATCCACGTTCCCTCGGCCGACATGATGGAGGCCCTTCCGGGTACCGTCGCCGCGATGAACGAGCCGATGGTCTCCTACGACAATGTCGGCTTTTACATGCTCTCCCAGGAAGTCGCGAAGCACATCAAGGTCGTGCAGTCGGGCCAGGGCGCCGACGAGGTCTTCGGCGGCTACCACTGGTATCCGCCGCTGGCCCAGACCGACGATCCGCTGGCGGAATACGCCCGCGTGTTCTTCGACCGCGACCATGCCAGGATGGCCTCACACATCTCCGCGGACTACATGGTCGACGAGGACCCGAGCTTCGCCTATGTCCGCGACCACTTTGCCATGCCCGGCGCGAGCGATCCGGTCGACAAGGCGCTGCGCATCGATTCCACCGTCATGCTGGTCGAGGATCCGGTGAAGCGGGTCGATTCCATGACCATGGCCTGGGGTCTGGAGGCGCGCGTGCCGTTCCTCGATCACGAGTTGGTCGAGCTGGCCGCCCGCATTCCGCCGGACCACAAGCTGCGCGAGGGCGGCAAGGGCGTCCTGAAGGACGTGGCCCGCATGGTCGTGCCCGCCGAGGTGATCGACCGCAAGAAGGGCTACTTCCCCGTCCCTGCCCTCAAATACATCAGCGGCCCGGCCCTGGATCTGTGCAAGAACGTGCTGACCAGCGACCGGGCGAAGGAACGCGGGCTGTTCAGACAGGATTACCTGAATCAGCTGTTCGCCGATCCGTCGGAGCACATCACGCCGCTGCGCGGCAACGAGCTCTGGCAGGTCGCCCTTCTGGAGATGTGGCTCCAGACCCAAGGCGTGTGA
- a CDS encoding MarR family winged helix-turn-helix transcriptional regulator, translated as MLRRIIRSVDLQSRQVARTVGLTIPQLIALHAVRDLGEVTSTVLSSHVSLSPATVTTILDKLESRGLVERYRSASDRRVVHTRLTDQGRDALEKAPPLLQESFVRSFEGLDAERQDALLDALEDIAQMMEAGASKDTTWLVES; from the coding sequence GTGCTTCGCCGAATCATTCGGTCCGTCGACCTGCAGTCGCGTCAGGTGGCCCGCACGGTCGGGCTGACGATTCCGCAACTCATCGCACTGCATGCGGTCCGCGACCTCGGGGAGGTGACTTCGACGGTGCTGTCGTCCCACGTGTCGCTGAGCCCGGCGACGGTCACGACGATCCTGGACAAGCTGGAGAGCCGCGGACTGGTCGAGCGCTACCGAAGCGCGAGCGACCGGCGGGTCGTGCACACCCGGCTCACGGATCAGGGCCGGGACGCGCTCGAAAAGGCGCCGCCGCTGCTGCAGGAGAGCTTCGTTCGCAGCTTCGAGGGGCTGGATGCCGAGCGTCAGGACGCCCTTCTCGACGCGCTCGAGGACATCGCCCAGATGATGGAAGCGGGCGCCAGCAAGGATACGACCTGGCTGGTCGAGAGCTAG
- a CDS encoding GGDEF domain-containing protein: MNGQTEPFLLSVLGPATIAIFAVAYIWTWALTSRRHRYLLVIAAAMLLPLPGALFQVLAEPENKGFTTVASGVLFMGASILAAEGMARRYRSQIGVPVDLVLLTVASALLAYFWFVDPNFHARAFLVNFFCGGYFIAAALRSERATRGRTTDRTVFWVMLAYGIFLFPRTVLFALPVEAGTQAAFDHPLFWQVATLSTAVFATALGLFFLVAVLTEHMDDLRRDRDFDRLTGVLNRRGFEEHAAALMAKAGAPPMVLILCDLDHFKRVNDTYGHRVGDDVLRIIGSLLQSICRKGDVLGRIGGEEFALLLPNQGLAQAEGFVRRMQEAMAAADFALPEGAPPIQASMGVAMRRDNEAYPIWFDRADAALYQAKAEGRNRAVFVQPAGAGQTESGFFAGVCAGQG; the protein is encoded by the coding sequence ATGAATGGCCAGACGGAGCCTTTCCTTCTGAGCGTGCTCGGGCCGGCGACGATCGCGATCTTTGCGGTTGCCTACATCTGGACTTGGGCGCTCACCAGCCGGCGGCACCGCTATCTGCTGGTCATTGCCGCCGCGATGCTGCTGCCGTTGCCGGGGGCGTTGTTCCAGGTTCTGGCGGAGCCGGAAAACAAGGGGTTCACGACCGTTGCCTCCGGGGTGCTGTTCATGGGCGCCTCGATCCTGGCCGCGGAAGGGATGGCGCGGCGCTATCGCAGCCAGATCGGCGTGCCTGTCGACCTCGTGCTCTTGACCGTCGCAAGTGCGCTTCTGGCCTATTTCTGGTTCGTGGACCCGAACTTTCACGCCCGGGCCTTTCTCGTGAACTTCTTCTGCGGCGGGTATTTCATCGCTGCCGCACTCCGGTCGGAACGGGCCACGCGGGGCCGCACGACCGATCGGACCGTGTTCTGGGTGATGCTCGCCTACGGGATCTTTTTGTTTCCGCGGACGGTCCTGTTTGCCCTGCCGGTGGAGGCTGGGACCCAGGCGGCCTTCGACCATCCGCTTTTCTGGCAGGTTGCGACCCTCTCCACCGCGGTGTTCGCCACGGCGCTCGGATTGTTCTTCCTGGTGGCCGTTCTGACCGAACACATGGACGACCTGCGCAGGGACCGGGACTTCGACAGGCTGACCGGCGTGCTCAACCGGCGCGGTTTCGAGGAGCATGCGGCAGCGCTGATGGCGAAGGCGGGGGCTCCGCCGATGGTCCTGATCCTCTGCGATCTCGATCATTTCAAGCGCGTGAACGACACCTACGGCCACCGGGTCGGCGACGACGTGCTGCGCATCATCGGCAGTCTCCTGCAGAGCATTTGCCGGAAGGGCGACGTGCTCGGCCGGATCGGCGGGGAGGAGTTCGCGCTGCTCCTGCCGAACCAGGGGCTCGCCCAGGCGGAGGGATTCGTTCGCCGCATGCAGGAAGCGATGGCAGCAGCCGACTTCGCGCTGCCCGAAGGCGCTCCGCCGATCCAGGCCAGCATGGGCGTCGCAATGCGACGCGACAACGAAGCCTATCCGATCTGGTTCGACCGCGCCGATGCAGCGCTCTATCAGGCCAAGGCGGAGGGGCGGAACCGAGCGGTTTTCGTGCAACCGGCAGGGGCGGGACAGACCGAGAGCGGCTTCTTCGCCGGCGTTTGCGCGGGGCAGGGCTGA
- a CDS encoding adenylate/guanylate cyclase domain-containing protein, producing the protein MQRDICFDISAWLVSATLDGVAEQEILRGFCERLGGAGIPLAEANLLIDTLHPIYEGRVFRWRRGESELLPVVEYGRTGDGGENDERWRTSPFFRLLETGETMLRRGLEAGAGQEFPVHRDFAERGMSEYLAFVHRFGAEGTIGEMDCIYSSWITDRPGGFSEEQVSMMSELGPSLAAALKSASQTRITRTLVETYLGRDTGRRVLAGKIARGVTEKISAVLWFSDLRGFTRTTETCDPDAIIPFLNDYSDAVITAIHGAGGEVLKLIGDGTLAIFDARDPASGCARALAAYATLKETVPGLSEERRKVRLPVTSPYVGLHIGEVFYGNVGSEERLDFTVVGPAVNETSRIAAMCRSAERDVLVSTAFRAAASPREQAGLVSVGRYALRGVARPQELFTIDAQADRAAAS; encoded by the coding sequence ATGCAACGCGACATCTGTTTCGACATCTCCGCCTGGCTCGTGAGTGCCACGCTCGACGGCGTGGCCGAGCAGGAGATCCTCCGGGGATTCTGCGAGCGCTTGGGCGGGGCCGGGATTCCGCTGGCGGAGGCCAATCTCCTCATCGATACCCTGCATCCGATCTACGAGGGGCGGGTGTTCCGCTGGCGGCGCGGCGAGAGCGAGCTTCTGCCGGTCGTCGAGTACGGCCGCACCGGCGACGGGGGCGAGAACGATGAGCGGTGGCGCACCAGCCCATTCTTCCGTCTTCTGGAGACCGGGGAGACGATGTTGCGCCGGGGGCTCGAAGCAGGTGCGGGCCAGGAATTCCCGGTCCACCGGGACTTCGCCGAGCGCGGAATGAGCGAGTATCTCGCCTTCGTGCACCGCTTCGGTGCCGAAGGGACCATCGGCGAAATGGACTGCATCTACTCCTCGTGGATCACCGATCGTCCCGGAGGCTTTTCCGAAGAGCAGGTGTCGATGATGAGCGAGCTCGGTCCGTCATTGGCGGCAGCGCTGAAATCGGCGTCCCAGACCCGGATCACCCGCACCCTGGTCGAGACCTATCTCGGACGCGACACCGGACGACGGGTGCTCGCCGGGAAGATCGCCCGCGGCGTCACGGAGAAGATCTCCGCGGTCTTGTGGTTCAGCGACCTGCGCGGGTTCACCCGAACCACGGAAACCTGCGATCCGGACGCGATCATTCCGTTTCTCAACGACTACTCGGATGCCGTGATCACCGCCATTCACGGGGCCGGAGGCGAAGTTCTCAAGTTGATCGGCGACGGGACGCTGGCGATCTTCGACGCTCGGGATCCGGCATCGGGCTGCGCCCGCGCGCTCGCGGCCTATGCAACGCTGAAAGAGACTGTTCCGGGCCTGTCGGAAGAGCGCCGGAAGGTCAGGCTTCCGGTGACGAGCCCTTATGTGGGCCTTCACATCGGCGAAGTGTTCTACGGCAATGTCGGAAGCGAGGAACGGCTCGACTTCACCGTGGTCGGTCCTGCCGTGAACGAAACGAGCCGGATCGCGGCGATGTGCCGGTCGGCGGAGCGCGACGTTCTCGTGTCCACCGCGTTTCGCGCCGCCGCTTCGCCGCGCGAGCAGGCCGGCCTCGTCTCGGTGGGGCGCTATGCCCTGAGAGGCGTGGCGCGGCCGCAGGAGCTGTTCACGATCGACGCGCAAGCGGATCGTGCGGCCGCCAGCTGA
- the gpt gene encoding xanthine phosphoribosyltransferase, whose translation MASVPPPEKAFPVSWDQFHRDARALAWRLAGQGDFQGIACITRGGLVPAAIVAREIGIRLIDTFCVASYHDKQQGKLQVLKGVSDALTEAGGSAGENVLIVDDLVDTGATARVVRSYLPKAHFATVYAKPQGRPLVDTFVTEVSQDTWIYFPWDTGLAFQPPISGRD comes from the coding sequence ATGGCGTCCGTGCCTCCGCCGGAAAAAGCCTTTCCCGTTTCGTGGGACCAGTTTCACCGGGACGCCCGGGCGCTTGCCTGGCGGCTGGCCGGTCAGGGGGATTTTCAGGGCATCGCCTGCATCACCCGGGGCGGCCTCGTCCCGGCCGCCATCGTCGCGCGCGAGATCGGCATCCGCCTGATCGACACGTTCTGCGTCGCCTCCTATCACGACAAGCAGCAGGGGAAACTCCAGGTGCTCAAGGGCGTGAGCGACGCGCTCACCGAGGCCGGCGGAAGCGCCGGCGAGAACGTTCTGATCGTCGACGATCTCGTCGATACCGGTGCAACCGCCCGGGTCGTCAGGAGTTACCTTCCGAAGGCACACTTCGCGACGGTGTACGCCAAACCCCAGGGGCGCCCTCTTGTCGACACGTTCGTTACCGAAGTTTCCCAGGATACGTGGATCTATTTCCCCTGGGACACCGGGCTGGCCTTCCAGCCGCCGATCTCCGGAAGAGACTGA
- a CDS encoding competence/damage-inducible protein A yields MTDTGSTSPQAVTAGIVVIGDEILSGRTKDTNTGYICEYLTQIGVEAREVRVVPDVTAMIVEAIDTLRGRYTYVFTTGGIGPTHDDITADAVASAYGVGIDVDPRAVEMLRRRYPDAELTPARLRMARIPHGADLIENAVSGAPGFRIDNVFVMAGVPRVMQSMMDTIGPTLKTGSRIWSETVDTGMPEGRIAEPLGRIAQAHPDVQIGSYPHYDGKGFNTQIVLRGRDAEKLQAAKSDVVAAVEELAQSE; encoded by the coding sequence ATGACCGACACCGGCTCGACATCACCCCAGGCTGTAACCGCCGGCATCGTCGTCATCGGCGACGAAATTCTGTCCGGGCGCACGAAAGACACCAACACCGGCTATATCTGCGAATACCTAACCCAGATTGGCGTGGAGGCGCGCGAAGTCCGCGTGGTGCCCGACGTGACCGCGATGATCGTCGAGGCGATCGACACCCTGCGCGGGCGCTACACCTACGTCTTCACCACCGGCGGCATCGGTCCGACCCACGACGACATCACCGCCGACGCGGTCGCCTCGGCCTACGGGGTCGGCATCGACGTCGACCCGCGCGCCGTCGAGATGCTGCGCCGACGCTATCCCGACGCCGAGCTCACGCCGGCTCGTCTCAGGATGGCGCGCATTCCGCACGGCGCGGACCTGATCGAGAACGCCGTCTCCGGCGCCCCGGGCTTCCGCATCGACAACGTGTTCGTGATGGCCGGCGTGCCGCGGGTCATGCAGTCCATGATGGACACGATCGGGCCGACGCTGAAGACCGGCAGCCGGATCTGGAGCGAAACGGTCGACACCGGCATGCCCGAAGGCCGGATCGCCGAGCCGCTCGGCCGCATCGCGCAGGCCCATCCCGACGTTCAGATCGGCTCCTATCCCCACTATGACGGCAAGGGCTTCAACACCCAGATCGTGCTTCGGGGCCGCGATGCCGAAAAGCTTCAGGCAGCCAAGAGCGACGTTGTGGCGGCCGTCGAAGAGCTCGCCCAGTCAGAATAG